A single Drechmeria coniospora strain ARSEF 6962 chromosome 03, whole genome shotgun sequence DNA region contains:
- a CDS encoding Serine/threonine-protein kinase domain protein, protein MDSNNRLHLNFGKNDRAALNDRAFPTTPSTFPQPVPPNAPAQQQGAAHSQQQQAYPAGYAPQGYFPPAGTASTTGTAGYPAPYPAQAVGNDFAHAQNGVYQARSNTPGTNDPNVGLANQFSHQNLGDGARGVGYAPRGPSPSHRPRTAGGGANPAGYGSYANAPPLPTQGQPPVDNFQRAPERNPDEYGPIANSNQKKCSQLATDFFKDSVKRARERNQRQSELEQKLQDPGQNAARKEQLWLTAGRKEGQYLRFLRTKDKPENYNTVKIIGKGAFGEVKLVQKKGDGKVYAMKSLIKTEMFKKDQLAHVRSERDILAESDSPWVVKLYTTFQDSYFLYMLMEFLPGGDLMTMLIKYEIFSEDITRFYIAEIVLAIEAVHKLGFIHRDIKPDNILLDRGGHVKLTDFGLSTGFHRLHDNNYYQQLLQGKSNRPRDRNSVAIDQINLTVSNRSQINDWRRSRRLMAYSTVGTPDYIAPEIFTGHGYTYDCDWWSLGTIMFECLVGWPPFCAEDSHDTYRKIVNWRQTLYFPDDITLGAEAENLIRSMVCNTENRLGRGGAHELKSHAFFRGVEFNSLRRIRAPFEPRLTSNIDTTYFPTDEIDQTDNATVLKAQALQNNRGQPEESPEMSLPFIGYTFKRFDNNFR, encoded by the exons ATGGACAGCAACAACCGCCTGCACCTCAACTTCGGGAAGAACGACCGCGCCGCGCTGAACGACAGAGCCTTCCCCACGACACCCTCGACCTTTCCCCAACCCGTCCCACCGAATGCGCCGGCCCAACAGCAAGGCGCTGCACACTCGCAGCAGCAACAGGCCTACCCTGCCGGCTACGCACCCCAAGGCTATTTCCCTCCTGCTGGCACCGCCAGCACCACCGGCACCGCCGGCTATCCTGCCCCGTATCCCGCTCAGGCTGTTGGCAACGATTTTGCCCATGCCCAGAATGGCGTCTATCAAGCACGATCCAACACGCCCGGCACCAACGACCCCAACGTTGGCCTCGCCAACCAGTTCTCCCATCAAAatcttggcgacggcgccagaGGCGTAGGCTATGCTCCTCGAGGTCCCTCACCCTCTCACCGTCCACGAacggctggcggcggcgccaaccCGGCGGGCTATGGATCCTACGCGAACGCACCCCCGCTGCCGACGCAGGGCCAGCCACCCGTGGACAACTTCCAGCGCGCGCCGGAGCGAAATCCTGACGAGTACGGGCCGATTGCCAACAGCAACCAGAAGAAGTGCTCGCAGCTGGCCACGGACTTCTTCAAGGACAGCGTCAAGCGAGCGCGGGAGCGTAACCAAAG ACAAAGCGAGTTGGAGCAGAAGCTGCAGGATCCCGGACAGAACGCTGCTCGGAAAGAGCAGCTCTGGCTAACGGCCGGCCGGAAAGAGGGCCAGTACCTGCGCTTTTTGCGAACCAAGGACAAGCCTGAAAACTACAACACCGTCAAGATTATCGGAAAGGGAGCCTTTGGCGAGGTGAAGCTGGTGCAGAAGAAGGGAGACGGCAAGGTTTACGCCATGAAGTCTCTCATCAAGACGGAAATGTTCAAGAAGGACCAGCTCGCCCATGTGCGTTCCGAGCGTGACATTCTCGCCGAATCGGACAGTCCTTGGGTCGTCAAGCTCTACACCACCTTTCAGGATTCCTACTTTCTTTACATGCTGATGGAGTTTTTGCCCGGAGGAGACCTGATGACCATGCTTATTAAGTACGAAATCTTCTCCGAGGACATTACGAGATTCTACATTGCCGAAATCGTCCTGGCCATCGAGGCAGTCCACAAGCTGGGCTTCATTCACCG TGATATCAAACCCGACAACATCTTGCTCGATCGCGGTGGCCACGTCAAGCTGACCGATTTCGGTCTCTCCACCGGCTTCCACCGACTCCATGACAACAACTACTATCAGCAACTGCTGCAGGGGAAATCCAATCGCCCGCGCGACCGTAACTCTGTCGCCATCGATCAGATCAACCTTACCGTGAGCAATCGTTCGCAGATCAACGACTGGCGACGATCGCGAAGGCTGATGGCCTACTCGACCGTCGGCACCCCCGACTACATTGCCCCCGAGATCTTCACGGGACACGGCTACACGTATGATTGCGATTGGTGGTCCCTGGGCACCATCATGTTCGAGTGCCTGGTAGGCTGGCCGCCCTTCTGCGCAGAGGATAGCCACGACACGTACCGCAAGATTGTGAACTGGCGACAGACGCTGTACTTCCCCGACGACAtcaccctcggcgccgaggccgagaatcTCATCCGAAG CATGGTGTGCAACACCGAAAACCGTCTCGGACGCGGGGGCGCGCACGAGCTCAAGAGCCACGCCTTCTTCCGTGGCGTCGAGTTCAACAGCCTCCGGCGCATCCGTGCTCCGTTCGAGCCGCGACTCACGTCCAACATCGACACGACGTACTTCCCCACCGACGAAATCGATCAGACGGACAACGCCACCGTCCTCAAGGCGCAAGCTTTGCAGAACAACCGTGGCCAGCCGGAGGAGTCGCCCGAGATGAGCCTGCCGTTCATCGGCTACACCTTCAAGCGATTTGATAACAACTTTCGATAG
- a CDS encoding mitochondrial import inner membrane translocase subunit tim-54, with amino-acid sequence MADSPSEAKPTSGTGAAAATQTPKPKAQNPALRMLGLPNLPRKLPSRNWMIFWAITGTFTSAIIYDKREKKRATAKWRRAVEPLSRELIHKPNQLPRKLTIYLESPPGDGLRAAQDHFIEYVKPVLSASGLDWEFVQGRQQGDVRAAVAEKIRRSRWVEERPGEEIPKTDDSIVEDLRKRMGVPEYEGMKGDVVIGRHTWKEYIRGLHEGWLGPLDAPPDAPPQPEPMVETKPATGEDAASNEATGEKAVKEEAKEEVKDVKPARPPQPRPHNAPEDYPSASLPIHIPVEFSPSTPIPFPHRLGFRHTFVRLGRFLNRRKLADDIGREVAAACFAASREWREADGQFEQHLVHEPEENDWPKSVWKDEPTAEGDTPAEPAKEKIWTSPMVLDARIVERMRRFQMRPEDEERAAGIIVPEEEIEGWIKGSFRGLWRWGAGAFESKPKGPNIGSLDDD; translated from the coding sequence ATGGCTGACTCACCCTCCGAGGCGAAGCCGACATCTGGCACCGGagcggccgccgcgacgcAAACGCCTAAACCCAAGGCGCAGAACCCGGCTCTTCGCATGCTCGGCCTTCCCAACCTCCCGCGCAAGCTGCCCTCGCGCAACTGGATGATCTTCTGGGCCATCACCGGCACCTTCACCTCGGCCATAATATACGACAAGCGCGAAAAGAAGAGAGCGACGGCCAAGTGGCGCCGCGCTGTCGAGCCCCTCTCCCGCGAGCTCATCCACAAGCCGAACCAGCTACCCCGAAAGCTGACGATATACCTCGAGTCGCCCCCTGGCGATGGCCTGCGCGCGGCCCAAGACCACTTCATCGAATATGTGAAGCCTGTCCTGTCGGCTTCGGGCCTCGACTGGGAGTTCGTTCAGGGACGTCAGCAGGGCGATGTcagggccgccgtcgccgagaagATCAGGAGATCAAGATGGGTGGAGGAGCGTCCTGGGGAAGAAATTCCCAAGACGGACGACAGCATTGTTGAGGACTTGAGGAAAAGAATGGGTGTCCCCGAGTACGAGGGGATGAAGGGCGATGTCGTCATCGGACGGCACACCTGGAAGGAGTACATCCGCGGCCTGCACGAGGGCTGGCTGGGACCGCTGGACGCTCCGCCGGACGCTCCGCCGCAGCCGGAACCGATGGTTGAGACGAAACCGGCGACAGGAGAGGACGCGGCCTCGAACGAGGCAACTGGCGAGAAGGCGGtgaaggaggaggcgaaggaGGAGGTGAAAGATGTCAAGCCCGCGCGACCACCACAACCCCGGCCGCACAACGCACCTGAGGACTACCCCTCCGCGAGCCTGCCCATCCACATACCCGTCGAGTTCTCCCCGTCGACTCCCATACCCTTCCCCCACCGCCTGGGTTTCAGGCACACATtcgtccgcctcggtcgCTTCTTGAACCGCCGGAAACTCGCGGATGACATCGGAcgcgaggtcgccgccgcctgctttGCCGCGTCGCGCGAGTGGCGtgaggccgacggccagtTCGAGCAGCATCTCGTCCACGAGCCTGAGGAGAACGACTGGCCCAAGAGCGTTTGGAAGGACGAGCCCACTGCCGAGGGTGACACACCCGCCGAGCCGGCTAAGGAAAAGATTTGGACGTCGCCTATGGTGCTCGACGCCCGCATCGTTGAGCGCATGCGCCGCTTTCAGATGCGtcccgaggacgaggagagggcGGCCGGGATCATCGTgcccgaggaggagatcGAAGGTTGGATCAAGGGCAGCTTTAGGGGTCTCTGGCGGTGGGGTGCGGGCGCGTTCGAGAGCAAACCCAAGGGGCCGAACATCGGCAGCCTTGATGACGACTGA
- a CDS encoding nucleolar GTP-binding protein 2 has translation MAGSINKPKKPKSKRGTSRLRHKIEKKSASKQRKLRKLGKQNPEWRSKLKKDPGIPNLFPLKGKMLEEVEEKRMRRAAEAERKKEMIKAARTDAPQGAEDAMDDEDVGGDESEDVEDEEDDEMDDDDADESNPMAALIASARAAAAKYDRELADSDAMDEDDSDGSDDGHVDEVSVGQASSRKTYDKVFKQVVEQADVVLYVLDARDPEGTRSREVERSIMAAAAGGKRLILVLNKVDLIPPKVLRDWLIYLRRYFPTLPLRASGAAPNAHTFNHRDLTQQSTSATLFKALKSFAASRQLKRAVSVGVIGYPNVGKSSVINALLGRLSGKGGGSSKACPAGAEAGVTKSIRAVKIDSKLTLLDSPGVVFPSSSSIQSGGLVSLKNATEAHAHLVLLNAVPPKQIDDPIPAVSLLIRRLSTTPELLQKLTDVYDIPALLPSGAGGDITTDFLVQVARKRGRLGRGGVPNLGAAAMTIVTDWRDGRIQGWVEPPVLAVASAGTAPTKASRNVGEEAVMPDQKEIVTEWAAEFKLEGLWGDDGDIDNVDAMEQ, from the exons ATGGCGGGTTCTATTAACAAACCAAAGA AACCCAAGTCGAAGCGTGGTACCAGCCGCCTTCGCCACAAGATTGAGAAGAAATCCGCAAGCAAGCAACGGAAGCTGCGAAAGCTCGGAAAGCAGAATCCAGAATGGCGCTCCAAATTGAAGAAGGACCCCGGCATCCCGAATCTGTTTCCGCTCAAGGGGAAGATGCTTGAGGAAGTCGAGGAGAAGCGGATGAGGCGAGCCGCCGAGGCAGAGAGAAAGAAGGAGATGATCAAGGCCGCCAGGACCGATGCTCCGcaaggggccgaggacgccatggatgacgaggatgtgGGCGGTGATGAGAGTGAGGACGtggaggatgaggaagatgacgagatggacgatgacgacgcggATGAGTCGAACCCGATGGCCGCCTTAATTGCGAGCGCcagagcagcagcggcaaaGTACGACAGAGAACTGGCCGACAGTGACGCCATGGACGAAGACGACAGCGACGGATCGGATGACGGTCACGTGGACGAGGTCTCGGTCGGTCAGGCTTCCTCGAGAAAGACATACGACAAGGTTTTCAAGCAagtcgtcgagcaggccgatgTAGTCCTCTACGTCTTGGACGCACGCGACCCCGAAGGAACCCGCTCGCGTGAAGTCGAGCGTAGCATCAtggcagccgccgccggtggcaaGCGACTCATCCTGGTCCTCAACAAGGTCGATCTGATCCCTCCCAAGGTCCTGCGCGATTGGCTCATCTACCTGCGGCGCTACTTCCCGACCCTGCCTCTGCGTGCCTCTGGCGCCGCTCCCAACGCACACACCTTCAATCACCGGGACCTGACGCAGCAgagcacgtcggcgacgctATTCAAGGCGCTCAAGAGCTTCGCCGCCAGTCGCCAGCTGAAGCGAGCGGTGAGCGTCGGCGTCATTGGCTATCCTAACGTCGGCAAGTCCTCCGTCATCAACGCGCTTCTCGGGAGGCTCAGCGGGAAGGGTGGGGGCTCCTCCAAGGCGTGCCCTGCTGGTGCCGAGGCTGGTGTCACAAAGAGCATCCGGGCCGTCAAGATTGACAGCAAGCTCACACTTCTCGACTCCCCCGGTGTCGTCTTcccttcgtcgtcctccatcCAGTCTGGTGGTCTCGTTTCCCTCAAGAACGCAACCGAGGCACACGcccacctcgtcctcttgAACGCCGTCCCACCCAAGCAGATCGACGATCCCATTCCGGCCGTCAGCCTCCTGATACGCCGCCTATCCACCACCCCCGAGCTCCTCCAGAAACTGACCGACGTCTATGACATTCCCGCCCTACTCCCCAGCGGCGCCGGTGGGGACATCACCACCGACTTCCTTGTCCAGGTTGCTCGCAAGcgtggccgcctcgggcgcGGTGGTGTCCCGAaccttggcgccgccgccatgaccATCGTAACTGACTGGCGCGACGGGCGTATCCAGGGCTGGGTTGAGCCGCCCGtcctggccgtcgcctcTGCGGGCACTGCCCCCACCAAGGCCAGCAGGAATGTTGGCGAGGAGGCTGTCATGCCTGATCAGAAAGAGATTGTTACGGAGTGGGCTGCTGAGTTCAAGCTCGAGGGACTTTGGGGAGACGATGGGGATATCGACAATGTTGACGCCATGGAGCAATGA
- a CDS encoding splicing factor 3a subunit 2, with translation MDYQNRAGSKFGGGGVASHSATNADRRERLRKLALETIDLDKDPYFFKNHVGSFECRLCLTVHQNDGSYLAHTQGKKHQTNLARRAAREQKEGKHNIDPATGLPVGVAAGLTGPRRNIVKIGRPGYKITKIRDTVSRQQGLLFQLQYPDATPDVTPRWQVMNAFTQRVEEPDKNFQYVVVSAEPYETVGFKIPARELDKREDRQFSFWDPDGKEFWIQVIFMTEREERFNAAPGLSSRK, from the coding sequence ATGGATTACCAGAACCGTGCCGGCTCCAAGtttggcggtggcggcgtcgcctCCCACTCAGCAACCAACGCGGACCGCCGCGAGCGGCTTCGCAAGCTCGCCCTTGAGaccatcgacctcgacaagGATCCTTACTTCTTCAAGAACCATGTCGGATCCTTCGAGTGCCGCCTCTGCCTCACCGTCCACCAGAATGACGGCTCCTACCTCGCCCACACCCAGGGCAAGAAGCACCAGACCAACCTCGCTCGCCGTGCCGCACGCGAGCAAAAGGAGGGCAAGCACAACATCGACCCTGCCACTGGTctgcccgtcggcgtcgccgctggTCTCACCGGTCCCCGCCGCAACATCGTCAAGATTGGACGTCCCGGCTACAAGATCACCAAGATCCGCGACACCGTCTCCCGCCAGCAGGGTCTGCTCTTCCAGCTGCAGTACCCCGACGCCACGCCCGACGTCACCCCTAGGTGGCAGGTCATGAACGCCTTCACCCAAcgcgtcgaggagccggACAAGAATTTTCAGTATGTCGTCGTCTCTGCCGAGCCCTACGAGACGGTCGGTTTCAAGATCCCCGCCCGCGAGCTCGACAAGCGCGAGGACCGCCAATTTAGCTTCTGGGAccccgacggcaaggagTTTTGGATTCAGGTCATATTCATGACAGAGCGTGAGGAGCGCTTCAACGCCGCCCCCGGACTTTCGAGCAGAAAATGA